Genomic window (Kribbella jejuensis):
GATCAGTCAGCACAAGTCCACGATCGTGTTCGCCAACTCGCGCCGATTGGCCGAGCGTCTGACGGCCAGGTTGAACGAGATCGCTGCCGAGCGCGCCGAGCTGGAGCTTCCGGAGCTGGGCTCGCCGGCTCAACTGATGGCGCAATCGGGGGGATCGCTCGCCGCGCCGCCGTTGATCGCACGCGCGCACCACGGCTCGGTGAGCAAGGAACAACGTGCGCTGATCGAGGCTGATCTGAAGTCCGGACGGCTGCCGTGCGTGGTCGCGACGAGCAGCCTGGAGCTCGGAATCGACATGGGTGCGGTCGATCTGGTGATCCAGGTCGAGGCACCGCCGTCGGTCGCCAGCGGGCTGCAACGTGTCGGCCGGGCCGGTCACCAGGTCGGAGCGGTGTCGCGTGGCGTGTTGTTTCCCAAGTTCCGCGGCGACCTGATCGACACCGCCGTCGTCGTCCAGCGGATGCGCGAAGGCCTGATCGAGAGCCTGCACATTCCCGCGAACCCGCTCGACGTGCTCGCCCAGCAGATCGTGTCGATCGTGTCGCTGGACTCGATCAACGTGGATGACCTCTTCGCTCTCGTTCGGCGTTGCGCACCGTTCGCGACGCTCCCCCGATCGGCGTACGACGGCGTCCTAGACATGCTCTCCGGCCGCTATCCCTCGGACGAGTTCGCCGAGCTGCGGCCGCGGATCGTGTTCGACCGGGTCAGCGGCGAGATCTCCGGCCGGCCAGGTGCGCAGAGGCTCGCCGTGACGAGCGGCGGCACGATTCCTGATCGCGGTCTGTTCGGCGTGTTCCTGGTCGGTGAGTCGACGAACCATCGCGTCGGCGAGCTCGACGAGGAGATGGTGTACGAGTCACGGGTGGGCGACGTGTTCACGCTCGGGGCGTCCAGCTGGCGGATCGAGGACATCACCCACGACCGGGTGCTCGTCTCCCCCGCTCCGGGTCAGCCAGGCAGGTTGCCGTTCTGGAAGGGTGATGCCGTCGGCCGGCCCGCCGAGCTCGGCGCGGCGACCGGTGCGTTCATCCGGAAGATGGCGTCGTTGCCGGCCGGCAAGGCGGTCGAGCGTGCGCGAAGCGCGGGTCTCGACGAGTACGCCGCCAACAACCTTGTCTCTTATCTCGCCGAGCAGCGCGATGCGACCAGTCGAGTGCCGGACGACGTGACGATCGTGGTGGAGCGGTTCCGCGACGAGCTCGGCGACTGGCGCGTCTGCGTGCATTCGCCGTACGGCGGTCAGGTGCACGGCCCGTGGGCACTGGCGATCGCCGCACGGCTGCGCGATCGGTACGGGATGGATGCACAGTCGGTCTCGGGTGATGACGGGATCGTGCTGCGATTGCCGGAGACGGACGAGGCGCCGCCGGGCGCGGAGCTGGTGCTGTTCGACCCGGCCGACATCGAGGATCTGGTCACGACGGAGGTCGGCGGATCGGCGTTGTTCGCGGCGCGGTTCCGGGAGTGTGCGGCGCGGGCGTTGCTGCTCCCGCGACGCAATCCGGGTCGGCGGTCACCGCTGTGGCAGCAGCGTCAGCGCGCGTCGCAGCTGTTGAGTGTCGCGAGCAAGTTCGGCTCGTTCCCGATCGTGCTCGAGACCCTGCGCGAGGTCTTGCAGGATGTCTACGACCTGCCTGCGTTGAAGGATCTGCTGACTGGCATCAGCGAGCGGCGTATCTCCGTGGTGGAGGTGGAGACCTCCGAGGCGTCACCGTTCGCGAAATCCTTGCTCTTCGGCTACGTGGGCGCGTTCATGTACGAAGGCGACAGCCCGCTTGCCGAGAAGCGCGCCGCAGCGCTCGCGCTGGACCAAAGCCTGCTGGCGGAGCTGCTCGGCCGGACCGAGCTCCGTGAGCTGCTCGACGCCGAGGTCGTCTTGCGGACCGAGGCCGAGCTGCAACGCCTGGCCGAGGACCGTCGCGCGCGTGACGCAGAAGGCCTGTTCGACGTACTGCGGATCATCGGGCCGCTGTCGTTGCCGGAGGCGATCCAGCGCTGCGTCGACGGTTCGGACGCGGAGACCTGGCTGACCTCGCTGGCAGCGGCGCGGCGCGTCGTACGGGTGCGGATCGCCGGCGAGCATCGATGGGCAGTCCTCGAGGACGTTGCGCGATTGCGCGACGCGCTCGGCGTACCGCTGCCGCCCGGGGTCGCCGAAGCGCATGCCGAGCCGGTCGCCGATCCGCTGGGCGACCTCGTGTCGAGGTACGCACGGACTCACGGACCGTTCCGGGCGATCGATCTCGCGACGCATCTCGGCATCGGCGTTGCGGTTGTCAACGAGGCGCTAAGACGACTGGGCGCAGGCGGTCGAGTCGTTGAAGGCGAGTTCCTGCCGGGTGGGATGGCGCTCGAATGGTGTGACAGCGAGGTGCTCCGCCTGCTGCGGCGGCGCTCGCTCGCCGCACTGCGGAAGGAGGTCGAGCCGGTCGATCCGTCGGCGCTCGCCCGCTTCCTCCCCGCCTGGCAAGGAATCACGAGCGGCCGCGGCCGTGGGTACGACGTACTCCTCGCCGCCGTCGAGCAACTCGCCGGATGCGCGGTACCGGCATCAGCACTCGAGTCGATCGTGCTGCCGTCACGCGTGCCCGGGTACCAGCCGTCCATGTTGGACGAGCTGACCGCGACCGGCGAGGTGGTGTGGGCCGGATCCGGTTCACTGCCTGGCACGGACGGTTGGGTGTCGCTGCACCTGGCGGACAACTGTGATCTGACGTTGCCGGATCCCGATCCGGCGTTCGAGCTGAGCGAGACGCATCAGGCCGTCCTCGACGCGCTGTCGGGCGGCGGTGCGTTCTTCTTCCGGCAGCTGAGCGATGTGGTCGGCTCCAACTCCGGTGTCGTGGAGGACGAGGCGCTGGTCACCATCCTGTGGGATCTCGTCTGGGCCGGATATCTCACGAACGACACCCTGACGCCGGTCCGGTCGCTCGTCGGCGGGGGCCGCGGCAGTCATCGGACACGCCGTACGACGCCGCGCGCGCGGCCGGGACGCCCCTCGCGCCCGGGGCGTCCGTCGATGCCGTCACGCAGCGGTCCGCCAACCGCCGGCGGACGGTGGTCGTTGCTTCCGGCCCGTAGTTCGGACGCGACGCGCCGCGCGCACGCCGCGGCCGAGACATTGCTCGACCGCTATGGGATCGTGACGCGTGGATCGGTGATCACCGAGCGCACGCCGGGCGGCTTCGCGGCTGTCTACAAGGTGCTGAGCGCGTTCGAGGAGTCCGGTCGGTGCAGACGCGGGTACTTCGTTGCCGGACTCGGCGCCGCGCAGTTCGCCCTGCCCGGCGCGGTCGACCGATTGCGGGCGCTTGCGGAACTGCCTACGTCCAAAGCGGAAGGTCCGTTCGGTCCAGCGGGGAGATTTGGACCCGGCGCGGCCGGGACGAGTCGCCCCCGGAAGGAAGACGACCTAACGGCGCGGGCCGTCGTACTGGCCGCGTCCGATCCCGCCAATCCGTACGGCGCCGCACTGCCGTGGCCCGAACGTGAGAACGCCGGCGGACACCGACCGGGCCGGAAGGCCGGCGCATTGGTCGTGATGGTCGATGGACAGCTGATCGTGTACGTCGAACGTGGCGGGCGGACCGTGCTCAGTTTCACCGAGGACCCCGACCTGTTGCAGCCGGCTGTCGACGCGCTGGCGTTGTCGATCCGGGACGGCCAGCTCGGCAAGCTCAGCGTGGAAACAGCCGACGGCGAACAGGTCCGGCACACGGCATTCGGGGACGCTCTGGCCAAGGCCGGCTTCCACGCGACGCCGCGTGGGCTGCGACTTCGGGCGTGAGCAGATGCCCGAGGGAGACACCGTCTGGCGGGCGTGCAAGCGGCTGAACCGGGCGCTCGCCGGACAGGAGCTCGTCAGCACGGACTTCCGCGTGCCATCGCTCGCGACAACCGACCTCAGCGGACGAACCGTCCTGGAGGTCGTTGCGCGGGGCAAGCACATCCTGATGCGGCTGTCCGGCGGACTGACGCTCCACAGTCACTTCCGGATGGACGGCAGCTGGCATCTGTACCGGCCTGGTGAGAAATGGCGCGGCGGGCCGGCACACGAGATCCGGGTCGTCCTGGAAACGGCGCCCTGGACCGCCGTCGGTTATCGGCTCCCGGTGCTTGATCTCGTCAGCACCGACGACGAGGACAGCGTGGTCGGGCATCTCGGTCCCGATCTGCTGTCACCCTCGTTCGACCGCGCGACGGCGATCTCCAACATCGAATCCGACCGCGGACGGACGATCAGCGAAGCGCTGCTCGATCAGCGGAACCTGGCAGGAATCGGCAACTTCTATCGGATCGAGGTTTGCTTCCTGCTCGGTCTGCACCCTTGGCGGCCGGTGTCGACGGTCGACGTACCGGCGGCGGTCGATCTCAGCCGGAAGCTGATGAAGGCGAATGTCCGCAACGGCACCCAGGTCAGCACCGGTGTCGACCGGCCCGGGCAGCGCTCCTGGGTGTTCGAACGCGCCGGAAAGCCGTGCCGCCGCTGCGGTACGACGATCCTCACCGGGCAGCTCGGGGAACCGACCCGCGAACGAGTCACCTATTGGTGCCCTGCCTGCCAGCCCGAGGTCTGACCCAGTTCCTGAATCTGCCGGAATCTGCCGGGAACTGCCCTGTGGACAACGTCCGTGCGGCGTCCGAACCCGGATACCTTCTCTGGCGCATCGAACAAACGTTCGAGCAGAGAGGAGACGGCGATGTGCGACCTGTGCGGCGGCCTGACCGACGAGCTGTTTGCGCGGCAGCTCGAAGACAAGATCCAGACGTACGGCTGGGCGATGTTCTACGTCTCGGGCGACGGGGCCCGGAATCCGGCCTTCGGGTACACGCTCGGTCTCAGCCTGTACGAGCATCCGGAGATCATCGTCTTCGACGACGAGCCGGCCTTCGCGCAGCCGAGCCTGAAGCCGCTTGCCTGGGCTGTGATGGCCGGCGCCGAGTTCGACGAGGGCGATGACCTGTCCTGCTTCTTCCCACCGCCGGACACCGCCCAACTCCTGCGATTCCCGGATTCGGCGACACACTTGTACACAGCGAACACGATGTTCCGGCAGCCCGGCCAGCCGCCACTGCCCGCGCTCCAACTCGTCGTGCCGAGCCGGACGGCCCTCATGCGGCCGACCGGCAGTGGGCAGGCTCCGCACGGAGGAGCCCGATGAACCGCGACTCAGGCGGCCGAGGCCACGACCTCGGACTCGATCGCTGGGTGTGCCAGCACGAGCGCCTCTTCGCGGGCCAGATCCTCGCTCACCTCGGCGAAGACCGTCGACAGCGGTACGTCGAGCGCCATGCAGATCGCCGCCAGCAGCTCGCTGGAGGCTTCCTTCTGGCCACGCTCGACCTCGGACAGGTAGCCGAGGCTGACGCGGGCGTCGGCGGATACCTCGCGCAGAGTGCGCCCCTGGCGCAGCCGCTTACGCCGCAGCACGTCGCCCAGCAGGCCACGAACCAGCACCATGAGGTTTCTCCCTTCCGCCTGTCCAGCCGTGTCTACCCGCACGGTAGCTCGGCCGTAGGAACCAACGGTACCTGTTGCTGGGTCACTACCTCTCGCAATGTCCACCTTCGGTGCGCCGTGCCAGTCTTCCTTACCTGTCACCATGCTG
Coding sequences:
- a CDS encoding ATP-dependent helicase — translated: MVGVKKTSALSRFSPATRAWFGDVFEAATPAQLEAWDAITAGRDALVVAPTGSGKTLAAFLWALDRLATTPPPDDPKLRCRVLYVSPLKALAVDVERNLRAPLIGIRETARRLGEAPIDVEVAVRSGDTPANERRRFATRPSDVLITTPESLFLLLTSQGRESLRGVETVIVDEVHAVAGTKRGAHLALTLERLDELLPKPAQRIGLSATVRPVEEVARFLGGERPVTVVQPKFAKQWDLSVVVPVEDMAELAATEVETSGSAAGPQQHASIWPHVEEQVFDLISQHKSTIVFANSRRLAERLTARLNEIAAERAELELPELGSPAQLMAQSGGSLAAPPLIARAHHGSVSKEQRALIEADLKSGRLPCVVATSSLELGIDMGAVDLVIQVEAPPSVASGLQRVGRAGHQVGAVSRGVLFPKFRGDLIDTAVVVQRMREGLIESLHIPANPLDVLAQQIVSIVSLDSINVDDLFALVRRCAPFATLPRSAYDGVLDMLSGRYPSDEFAELRPRIVFDRVSGEISGRPGAQRLAVTSGGTIPDRGLFGVFLVGESTNHRVGELDEEMVYESRVGDVFTLGASSWRIEDITHDRVLVSPAPGQPGRLPFWKGDAVGRPAELGAATGAFIRKMASLPAGKAVERARSAGLDEYAANNLVSYLAEQRDATSRVPDDVTIVVERFRDELGDWRVCVHSPYGGQVHGPWALAIAARLRDRYGMDAQSVSGDDGIVLRLPETDEAPPGAELVLFDPADIEDLVTTEVGGSALFAARFRECAARALLLPRRNPGRRSPLWQQRQRASQLLSVASKFGSFPIVLETLREVLQDVYDLPALKDLLTGISERRISVVEVETSEASPFAKSLLFGYVGAFMYEGDSPLAEKRAAALALDQSLLAELLGRTELRELLDAEVVLRTEAELQRLAEDRRARDAEGLFDVLRIIGPLSLPEAIQRCVDGSDAETWLTSLAAARRVVRVRIAGEHRWAVLEDVARLRDALGVPLPPGVAEAHAEPVADPLGDLVSRYARTHGPFRAIDLATHLGIGVAVVNEALRRLGAGGRVVEGEFLPGGMALEWCDSEVLRLLRRRSLAALRKEVEPVDPSALARFLPAWQGITSGRGRGYDVLLAAVEQLAGCAVPASALESIVLPSRVPGYQPSMLDELTATGEVVWAGSGSLPGTDGWVSLHLADNCDLTLPDPDPAFELSETHQAVLDALSGGGAFFFRQLSDVVGSNSGVVEDEALVTILWDLVWAGYLTNDTLTPVRSLVGGGRGSHRTRRTTPRARPGRPSRPGRPSMPSRSGPPTAGGRWSLLPARSSDATRRAHAAAETLLDRYGIVTRGSVITERTPGGFAAVYKVLSAFEESGRCRRGYFVAGLGAAQFALPGAVDRLRALAELPTSKAEGPFGPAGRFGPGAAGTSRPRKEDDLTARAVVLAASDPANPYGAALPWPERENAGGHRPGRKAGALVVMVDGQLIVYVERGGRTVLSFTEDPDLLQPAVDALALSIRDGQLGKLSVETADGEQVRHTAFGDALAKAGFHATPRGLRLRA
- a CDS encoding Fpg/Nei family DNA glycosylase — encoded protein: MPEGDTVWRACKRLNRALAGQELVSTDFRVPSLATTDLSGRTVLEVVARGKHILMRLSGGLTLHSHFRMDGSWHLYRPGEKWRGGPAHEIRVVLETAPWTAVGYRLPVLDLVSTDDEDSVVGHLGPDLLSPSFDRATAISNIESDRGRTISEALLDQRNLAGIGNFYRIEVCFLLGLHPWRPVSTVDVPAAVDLSRKLMKANVRNGTQVSTGVDRPGQRSWVFERAGKPCRRCGTTILTGQLGEPTRERVTYWCPACQPEV
- a CDS encoding DUF4262 domain-containing protein, giving the protein MCDLCGGLTDELFARQLEDKIQTYGWAMFYVSGDGARNPAFGYTLGLSLYEHPEIIVFDDEPAFAQPSLKPLAWAVMAGAEFDEGDDLSCFFPPPDTAQLLRFPDSATHLYTANTMFRQPGQPPLPALQLVVPSRTALMRPTGSGQAPHGGAR
- a CDS encoding helix-turn-helix domain-containing protein, producing the protein MVLVRGLLGDVLRRKRLRQGRTLREVSADARVSLGYLSEVERGQKEASSELLAAICMALDVPLSTVFAEVSEDLAREEALVLAHPAIESEVVASAA